One genomic window of Mauremys mutica isolate MM-2020 ecotype Southern chromosome 5, ASM2049712v1, whole genome shotgun sequence includes the following:
- the LOC123370696 gene encoding claudin-22-like, with the protein MALVYRTVMQLSGILFSLLGWVLSCLTTYLPQWKNLNLELNELEIWTMGLWQACVVQEEVGMQCKDFDSFLALPSELRISRILMFVSNGLGLLGLVLSGFGLDCLKIGERQQELKKRLLLLGGTLFWISGITAIVPVSWVAHTTVQEFWDENIPDIVPRWDFGEALFVGWFAGFCLILGGSLLSCTVCSTEVHPSSAHYTVAEMQDHCQHLETENSPENLGV; encoded by the coding sequence ATGGCTTTAGTCTACAGAACTGTGATGCAATTAAGTGGCATTTTATTCTCTCTGTTGGGATGGGTTCTATCCTGTCTCACTACCTATTTACCTCAGTGGAAAAATCTCAATTTAGAATTAAATGAATTGGAGATCTGGACCATGGGACTCTGGCAAGCTTGTGTTGTCCAAGAGGAAGTGGGAATGCAATGCAaggattttgattctttcttggCTTTGCCTTCAGAGCTTAGGATTTCTAGGATTTTGATGTTTGTTTCAAATGGATTAGGACTTTTGGGCCTCGTGCTTTCAGGTTTTGGGTTGGACTGTTTAAAGATCGGTGAAAGACAACAGGAACTAAAGAAACGGCTATTACTGCTTGGAGGAACACTCTTCTGGATATCAGGAATTACAGCCATAGTCCCAGTTTCTTGGGTTGCTCACACTACAGTCCAGGAATTTTGGGATGAGAATATCCCAGATATTGTTCCCAGGTGGGATTTTGGGGAAGCACTATTTGTTGGCTGGTTTGCTGGATTTTGTCTTATACTAGGAGGGTCACTACTTAGTTGCACTGTCTGTTCAACTGAAGTCCATCCATCCTCAGCCCATTACACAGTAGCAGAAATGCAAGATCACTGTCAACACTTGGAAACTGAAAATAGTCCTGAAAATCTAGGAGTTTAA